The following proteins are co-located in the Gigantopelta aegis isolate Gae_Host chromosome 5, Gae_host_genome, whole genome shotgun sequence genome:
- the LOC121373624 gene encoding zinc finger protein 234-like, with protein sequence MSAEDLHLKTNMSLGDKSCFQCEVCSKSCKAKSYLETHMRVHTGEKPFRCGMCLKDFSTKSNIKNHTRVHTGEKPFRCGMCLKDFSNKRNIKKHMMIHTGEKPFRCMTCLECFPLRSYLKQHMLIHKTPIKCEVCMECFPYGSRLKQHMLIHTGEKAFKCEVCTKCFTKRSHLKEHLRIHTREKPFKCEVCMKWFTRYSHLKQHMLIHTGEKPFKCEMCTTSFRQSSNLKQHMLIHTGETPFKCAVCKKCFSHNSFLRRHLLIHDGEKPFKCTVCKKCFSHNSFLRRHLLIHNEDKPFKCEVCTNVFMHGSNFKQHMLIHTGEKPFKCEMCQKCFKQSSWLKQHLLIHTGEKPFKCEVCKKCFTYGSNLKQHMLIHTGETPFKCEVCTKCFVYRSKLKQHMLIHTAEKPFKCEVCTKSFTQRSSLKHHMVVHTGEKPYNVKCTIKYI encoded by the coding sequence ATGTCAGCTGAAGACCTGCATCTGAAAACCAATATGTCGCTCGGTGATAAATCATGTTTTCAGTGTGAAGTCTGCTCAAAGAGTTGTAAAGCCAAGTCCTATCTAGAAACACATATGCGTGTTCATACAGGTGAAAAACCTTTCAGGTGTGGAATGTGCTTAAAGGATTTCTCAACCAAGAGTAACATTAAAAACCACACACGTGTCCACACTGGAGAAAAACCTTTCAGGTGTGGAATGTGCTTAAAGGATTTCTCAAACAAGCGTAACATTAAGAAACACATGATGATCCACACTGGAGAAAAACCTTTCAGATGTATGACATGCTTGGAATGTTTCCCCTTGAGGTCTTACCTAAAacagcatatgttgattcataagACACCtatcaaatgtgaagtgtgcatgGAATGTTTTCCTTATGGTTCCAggttaaaacaacatatgttgattcacaCTGGCGAGAAggctttcaaatgtgaagtgtgcacgaAATGTTTTACGAAGAGGTCCCACTTGAAGGAACATCTGCGGATTCATACTAgggagaaacctttcaaatgtgaagtgtgcatgAAATGGTTCACGCGATATTCCCACTTAAAACAGCACATGCTGATTCATACTGgcgagaaacctttcaaatgtgaaatgtGCACAACATCGTTTAGGCAGAGTTCCAACTTGAAacagcatatgttgattcatactggtgagacaCCTTTCAAATGTGCAGTAtgcaaaaaatgtttttcacatAATTCCTTTTTGAGACGGCATCTTTTGATTCATGATGgggagaaacctttcaaatgtacagtatgcaaaaaatgtttttcacatAATTCCTTCTTAAGACGGCATCTTTTGATTCATAATGAGGacaaacctttcaaatgtgaagtgtgcacaaacgTTTTTATGCATGGTTCCAACTTCAAacaacatatgttgattcatactggcgagaaacctttcaaatgtgaaatgtgccaaaaatgttttaaacagagTTCATGGTTGAAACAGCATTTGCTGATTCATACTGgcgagaaacctttcaaatgtgaagtgtgcaaaaaatgttttacatatggttccaacttgaaacaacatatgttgattcatactggtgagacaccattcaaatgtgaagtgtgcacaaaatgttttgtgtatcgatccaaattgaaacaacatatgttgattcatactgccgagaaacctttcaaatgtgaagtgtgcacaaaaagTTTTACACAGAGATCCAGCTTGAAACATCATATGGTGGTTCATACTGGCGAGAAACCTTACAATGTgaaatgtacaataaaatatatataa